In Astyanax mexicanus isolate ESR-SI-001 chromosome 24, AstMex3_surface, whole genome shotgun sequence, the genomic stretch acatttcagctattaatgggaaaaatatatatgttttagggtttagtggctctttgaTCCCACAGAAATgtaacctacagctctggaaaaaatgaagagatcacttcagtttctgaatcagtttctctgattttgctatttatagatatatgctagataaaatgagaaatggctgaaataacaaacaagatgcagagctttcagacctcaaataatgcaaagaaaagttcatattcataaagttcagaaagagttcagaaatcaatatttggtggaataaccctggtttttaatcacagtttttctatgcatcttggcatcatgttctcctccaccagtcttacacactgcttttggataactttatgcctttactcctggtgcaaaaattcaagtagttcagtttggtttgatggtttgtgatcatccaccttcctcttgattggTAAAATCAACGAAAAACATCATTAAATGGTTTCTTATTTCTTTTGTCCAGATGTGTATATAAAACTAGAACTAGAACTGTACAAATTTGGCAgcttgaggtcaaattttttcaacACTTCTCATAAACCTgcagtgaaaataaatgaaatacatgGGCAGACAAATCAAAGAACCCAAAAAATTCATGAATTCATAAATTCATGCCACAATTGTGTCCTCAATCCCACACGGTTGATTTCTATTATTAAACCGGCTCTGTTCTGGCTCGGCGTTTAAAGCCGACACAGCCCCGTCTGGACTCTGTAATGAAGCACAGCAGGGGCTATTGCGGTCAGTTGGCTTCACACAACAGCAGGGGAGGGCAGCCAACTTCTGCAGCCACACGTCTGAATGTGCTGCGTGTCGTTTCACTAATCGAACAGTCTGGACTGTTTTTTAGTGGACAGAATCTTAACTTTATTCCACGTTAGCAGCAAAAAGACAAATTCTGGTTAAACGGAAAGACTGCAATCCTCCAATATTTGCACAGTGGATTAGAGAAATGCTATAATTTATCAATTTTTATCAATCGATTAGGTATAGACTCAAGGGATCAACAGACAACATGGCAACCCTTCCAGGTGACTGAGCAGGTTAAGTAACTTGAAAAATTATTTAACGGTGCTGTGGGCAGTTAATTCTCTTTAGCAAGTGTTAAATttgtaataatgcatttataattaaaaaaataataaacttcattaaaaaaataactttattgctgaaatattttaaatggttaaattagTTCTTATGATAAAATAAGCATTCATGTTTTTATAGTAGGACAAAGTCAGTATAAAGGTAAAGAGCAATAAACACTATTATTCATACCCCTTGGAACGTTTCCATATTCTGTCACCttgcaaccacaaacttaaagggtttttattgatattttaagtgacagaccaacacaaagaagcacataattgtaaagtggaatgaaaatgccaaacatggttttcaaaatttgagTGTGATGACCCAAATATTCATCCCCCTtcactctaaaacccctaaatcaaatccagtgcaatcaacggTCTTCAAAAGTCACTGTCAATTAGTTAATTTtgtctcagtataaataaatacagctgttctgtgactGAAAAAGTTTAAAGCCGGGTTAGACTATAAAAACATCCCAAGCTTTCAGCATCCTAAGAAGCACTGTTCAATCTATCATCAGAGAAGCAACAAagaagcccatggtcactctggaggagctgcagagatccacagctcaggtgagaAACTGTCCACAGGAAAACTATAGTATTGCACTCCACGTATCTGTACTTTATGGatgagtggcaagaagaaaattgttgttaaaaaaagtactttttttcttgtacttttggcagtgtgccaagtcctgctggaaaatgaaatcacatTTTGAACAAAATGTAAGTAACTTTTTATTGAGATTCtaaatttgagatgcactagcatATAACGTTTTCAAGAGCCAAAACCACAACAACACACAATTTAAGTTCTGACTATAGGTGCGTGTTTAAATACTTAAAACTGTTCCgaaatcagattactgcagttatcagATTATTCAAAGTCATGTAAACAACATAGTCCAATTCATCTGTACTGTGCAAGCCATGAAtatttatgttgtaaatgccagGTACTTTAaaaacaaagctttttaaaaacaaaacaaggcaATACAGTTGATGTTTTGAAAAATTGTCATTTATTGTGTACTGGGCATGTATTTATGACCTAGGTCTCTCCTTCTTGCCTTTGTAGAGGGCCAGGAGGGAAACGTTGGCCACCTTCACCACCTTGAAACGCACACCAGGGATATCACCGACGGCATGGCCTTTACGACCAAACCCTGCCACCAGAACTTCATCGTTTTcctaaaaagagaagagaaaacaaaGCAGTGAAAATCTAGAAAACAGCAGCGTATCATATTCAGTATTACTGACAATAAAtccaaaacaaatatatttacctCAATGAAGTTCAGGCAACCGTCGTTGGGCACGAAAGCGGTAATCTTCTTGCCGTTCTTGATCAGCTGGACCCTGACGCACTTCCTAATAGCAGAGTTAGGCTGCTTGGCTTCAACACCACTGCAGAGAGgtgaacaaataaaataaagagacttTAAACATCAGACATCAAGAATCACATCAACAACATCAGCTTTATCATCAAATCATCAACTTACACTTTCTCAAGGACAATTCCTTTGGCGTGTGAAGCTCCTCCGAAGGGGTTAGCCTTCAGGGCGGTGCCCAGATTGGCCTTCTTGTACTGTTTATCGTGCCATTTCTGCTCACGGCGGTGGTCCCGCAGCTTTCTGGCGGTACGAAGTCCACGACACTTGCctgaaaaaacagaataaattaaaTTGTGGTACTAAATAATTTCTAATTGGAATCTAAACAGTGAGAAGTCTACCTATACAGATTGCTGTTGATGCTACAAATAAGAAGAGAATGCCTTAAAATTGCTCTTAAAATAGCAAGAACTAGAATTATTAAATAGTCTTGTCTGGGTTTCTTACACACAAGCATAATCATGTGTTATAATCAGTAAGTTGTTGAGATGAAGATGGTCTAAGGATCATAAAGATCAACACCAGTAAAAATCTCCCACCTAAATGATTAAAATCAATTCATTCTAGACAGGAAACAAATCTGCATAATGCATACTCTCAATATAGCCTATACAAACAATGCTACCTTCAGGTTTTTGTGCATTATATAGTGTAAACATGTAAAGGAGTATAAACTACTGAAACAGCAGTAAACCACTGATCTCAACATAAGAAACACACAAAATTGGGAAACAACTAtcgataaataaaaagaaatgactgaaaccaataaaaaaaaaatccccactaTGAGAAAACAGTTAATGTACAGTaaagtgggcaatatggccctaaatcaTTACTTATACACACACGTTTATACATATCCCTACCagtaacattacaaaaaaaacatacacctTACAAAAGATCttaatataaaatatcaaaagaTGGTTTAACTGTGATatataaaattcagatatttgCATGAACAGAATTGCTGAATACCCAGCATTTGTAAATGTCACCTATAATTTgctttgtaattttttaattaataagaaaGGTACATTAACTATCAACTTACATCTAGCAAAATCGGTTTAGGGCCCTAAACTTCTAgctatgcaataaaaaaaaagaagtggatcATAACCCTCACTAATAGGAAAAACAAATGATGAGCATAAAAAATAATtgcgactaattaaaaaaaaaaaaaaaaaaaaaacaataatcagcaatACGTCTACTAACTACTACATCTGTCATTAAATGCAGCCATAGACATAACATTGAACagaatttttaatattttcttaacTGTAACTCATCAAAACCCTGATTCTGAAGTATGTGGCAAAAATAAAATTAGTTAAAACAAACTCTAATGACTTTGTAGGTATTTAAGTATATTGCTATCACACACAATTTATTGCGCATTGTGGGAACATCTTTTTGTGTACAGGTCACTACCGTACAGTACAATGGTGGGTTTTATATTGATCACATTGGTAACGGaataacattttattaacatAAATTTAGAAATATcgcaatatagattttttttttttttttgccatatcgtccagACCTAGCAGCCACCAGCTAAACTAGATTACCCAGTGAACGCTATTGGTTTGGTAGTTAATGCGGGCTTTCCAGAGGAGCTCACACACTCCAAGTTATATCTAAACACTGACAGTCCTTTAAACGATATAAACCCGCTGTTATTACTAAATTTTAATGTCTATATCAGGGAGGCAAATTTGTATTTCTGGGTTTGGTTTCTGCTGGCCCGGAGGAGCCGCGGTCTCGCCTCGCTACTCTTTAACATGGCGCTGCTTCTCTCCACGTTGCCGCGACgcttttaaatacaacaaaacacCGAAATCTCGTATCACGAACCCGATTTACCCACAAATACACCTCAATAAGACTGTTATAAATTTAAACATTCGGTCCTGCGCGCTGATTTAAGCCTAAAACAGCGAATTTAAGAGGTTTTAAGAGACACTGAAGCTCCTACCCATGCTGGAGGATCCGAGTCCGGGGAGGAAAGACCGATCCCACAATGCTCCGCGGTAATGCAGCCTCTCAGGACCCCCTATAGGTGTCCACGCAAATGCTCGCTTAcactattttactttttattaaaacattaactAATTATTGAATAAAAAACTCTTGTTAACTGaaatatatatcactatataaatatatttaatgcaaATCCCTATGTTTAGTCATTAAGCTGAGTCCATGAAAGCCGAGCTGGATCTTTAATAAGGAAGCCTGTGTTGTAAATCTGTGATCTATAGATTATCTAAACAGCGAGTTTGGAGAAAGAGATGATTTGAAGATCTGCGATTCTCCACTCGCACGTTGCATTTCTTTAGAAAGAGCAAAGGAAAGCTAAAGTCGAAGCCAAAACCGATTAACCCAAgacgcaaaaaaaataataaataatacaaaaataaaatagtatataaTTTTAGATTACAATGACATACAtaacatacaactctggaaaagaacgagagaccacttcagtttctgaatcagtttctctgattttgctgtttataggtttatgtttgagtataatgagcattgctgttttatactataaactacagacaacatttctcccaaattccaaatacaaatattgctatttagagcatttattttcagaaaattagaaatggctgaaataacaaaaaaatgcagagctttcagacctcaaataatgcaaagaaaacaagttcatttcataaagttttaagagctcagaaatcaatatttgatcaaTCATAGTAATCAGCCACCCTACCCTACAGATACCAACCACCCTAAAACACTATCGTGTCCATTAAGTAACTATTTAGTAACACAATTGCAGCCACCAAACAACGTCATATCAACCATCTGGACTATCATTGAAACCACAGAGCAACTTCTTAACAACCACCAAGCACCTGCATATCAATTACCTACACCCCATATTAGCAATATGGCATAACCATGGGCAAACACCcctgggataccaaagcaacaatccagcaacacattttcaaccaccaagcaacaccatagtaactacctagcaaacCCACAGCCACTACCTTTTATAGCatatcaaccatctagcaacactatTTTacctacctagcaacaccatagtaattaCCTAGTgactccacagcaaccacctggtacacacatagcaactgcctggaagtcaagttcgctgatgatacaaccgtgctgggtctcatcaccaaaggcgacgagtcagcatacagagaggaggtgcagcggctgacagactggtgtacagtcaacaaccttcacctgaatgtggacaagacaaaggaaatggttgttgacttcaggagagcacaacacacccactctccactcaacatcgacgggtcctctgtggagattgttaagagcaccaagttccttggtgtccacttagcagataacctcacctggaccctgaacaccagctctacagccaagaaagcccagcagcgtctctacttcctccggaagctgagaaaggcccgtctccctccacccatcctcacactcttctatagagggaccattgagagcatcctgagcagctgcatcactgcctggtttgggacctgcaccgtctctgaccgcaagaccctccagcgtattgtgaggacagctgagaggatcatcggcgtctctctcccctccatcacggacatttacaccacccgcagcatccgcaaagcaaccagcattgtgaatgaccccactcatccctcacacgaactgttctccctcctgccttcgggaagaaggtaccgcagcatccggtccagcacgaccagattctgcaacagcttctacccccaagccatcagactcctcaactgcagagactgaactgatggtttttctgtacatgcacacacactcttacccaacttaccccagaaaatggaaagcactaaaaaccctactacctcactggactctattgcacactgtgtaatagaggtaattactacctcactggtcttttttgcacactgcataatttgcacactgtcttgttatttattattctttgtctgtattgtgttgtattgtctgtctgcacttttgtactgttgcactattgttctgtctacactgtgtttatgtgcaccatggtccctggaggaacgttgtttcgtttcactgtgtactctgtatatagctgaaatgacaataaaaaccactttgactttgactttgactttgaaatgaAAACCACTTAAATGGCAATTATAACGTTAGTGCTTAAATTAGGATAGAAAAATATTTATCTAGGGAATATGTCCATACCTGTAGGCTAAAAAGCATCCTtgcataataatgataatttaagCACTCTGACTAAAATACTTTACAATATATCAACagacatatacagtatacaataaaaataagtttaaaaaaagacaCAATGATTCCTGccttttgaatattttttattccATAAAAGCATTTTTGTACAGACATTCTTCATGTCTtaattatacagaaaaaaaagccTTACAGTTGTTTTCTCAAGCCGCTTCTCTTATATTCCCCTCTGATGCAGGATGTTTTCCCTGCAGAGATCGCATACTAATTACCCCAactggggctgtgtgtgtgtgtgtgtatacgtgtgtgtatgagggcctgtgtgtgtgtgcgcgtatgGGGGCCTGTGATGGGGGGTGATGTGCAGATCTGGGTCACTGCCTTGCCTGGCTGAACAGCAGGTAAgtctaaaaatatttaatcacaTTGCTCATAAAGGCTTTTATGGTTTTATGGTTCATTAACATGTTTCGTTTCTCCGTAGCTTCATAGATTCATCTTTTCAGGTCCATTAAAACAGGATGAACAGTGTTTATGGTTTATTTAATGAGTCAGTGGCCATGTCCGAGCCgtgatcaattttttttaatcacttcTTTTACAACTTGGTCAAACTATTTTATGCCAACTCTTTTGTATATATTGCCACATTACTGGCAGACAATGTCTagcaaaaatgtaataataatataatattctgtAACATATACCCATATAAAATCATAGTATCTATATACTCCTCCCAGTGCAGAACTGACAGTACCCAATCTGATTACATGAGCCGACCAATCTGAGAATACTACTGATAATTCAACTAACCATTCAAGTGAGTTTGAAATAACTATTTGATGAAGTGAATCAAGTTTCCTGTCATTTAAGTCAATTGAGTGTTCAAAAAACTCATTTTGGTAAACTGAACCAAGTCTCCAGTCATTTGATTCATTTGAATTGAGTGttctaaaaaaaatgtctggCTGCATTAAATCAAGTGTCCCATCCAAATGCATCATTGGAACTGAACAGGTTAAAATAATAAGTTTGGTAAACTGAATTGAGTCTCTTGTTGCTTGATTAAGTATTTGAATGATGTTTTAGGAAATTTTGTTTGGGTAAACTGAATCGGGAGACCTGTTACTTAATTCAGTATATAAAGGCAGGTGCACATCCGCAGAGCCATCTACAGACTGTTAGCCCTATCACAAAAAAGTTTAACCTCTTAGGCTTCTATACTCTTTTGGTGGTTCAGTTAGTAGTTAATAGAACAAGTTAACTGAATCAATCTGCGTTCAGTGCGACAGTTTATAATAATCATTTCGGTGAACTGAATCGAGTCTTCTGTTGTTTAAATAGCCAGATCATCACTGAAAAAGCTAAAGGGGCACTAAACACCCTGATGTGggttgactccaccctcagctcaaataaaaaaaaggctaaaacatGTGGGCAGTTGGAaagggcactgagtgatgtatgggtttaggggtggggcaggagggagaaccAATTGGCTGGGCTCCTGGcgcagcagtgtgtctctgagagtggtgagacgcagatgattggacatcagcaggggggtggtattattgattgattgatgtgcATATTGTGATTGAGGAAATTACCAcaattaaagcatttttaaaggttagaaaatgtttataaaacatttaagcaggAATGGTAAGTTTCGTTACTTCAAagtaacacatttcagctattaacgtaaaaaatatatgatttagagtttagtggctctttaagttcGAAAAAGTCGATTTGTTAAAAGAATCAAGTCTCCCGATTCTTTCGATGGATCGGTTCGATTCATCATCGGGACGAAAGTAGGCTATTTCCAAAAAACCGTTTGAGCAAAAAGAATCGATTCTCCAGTGAGTCGCTCGGAAACAAAACAGTTTTAATTGAAGTGACTTAAGTCTGTTCATATATGAAAACTAACAAAAAGATTCGTTTCGAAAGAATCGGTTCGGTGAACTGACTCGTCCGTCCTGTGGCTACTGTGTCAGCATCAGCCCTGCACGTTCCTCGAGAAAGGTTGGGCGTGGCCGCGTGCTCGAGCTTTTGCCTGCTTGGCGCTCATTGGATGCCGCCGAGCGTCAGTCTGCGGGGTGGGCGGGGCTTCGCTGGCCGTTGCTGGAGTGAAAACGGTCAGTCGGCGTCTGTGGCGAGCGCGCGCGGACGTACACATGGCAACGCGGGGGCGCGCGATGGCTCTGGctttgttttcattcattttcctGCAGGTTTTCCCTTCGTCTTTACAGCGAGCTGCTGCGCTCGTGGAGAAGAGGTGAGGGGGTTTGGTGGGTTTGGAGAAGTccgggtgtgtgtatatgtgtgtgggttAAGATTAGGCTTAGAGATGTGGGGGAGCATCctcatagcaaaaaaaaaaaacattaaaatagtttttatattgatttaattttattatgtattaattgtttattttttatttataaggtTTTGGTTGATaatctgctgctgcagctgtttCTGCCTTGCTTTGCTTTATATTGCATTAGattacattgcattgcattgcattgcttTGCATTGCCTTTGTGTGTTGGACTTGCAGCAGGCAGGCTCTGCATTGAAACTGAACGAGCCTCTGTCAGTGAAACCCAAGAGAAAAATCCATGGCTTGCTGCACTGGAGGCATCGGTTTACAGGGCCAATCCATAGCTGCACCTTAAAATAAGCTTTGTGTGGCAGGTGGGAGCCATTGTAATGTTTGGTGCACATGTAATCCAGTGGGAAGAagtggaggaagaagaggaagagaaggatgaggaggatggggggggtgatggtggtgatgatgatgcacAGAAGACaatagactggtggaggaaagaaGTAAAGGTGGAGCTGGAAACAT encodes the following:
- the rps23 gene encoding 40S ribosomal protein S23, which produces MGKCRGLRTARKLRDHRREQKWHDKQYKKANLGTALKANPFGGASHAKGIVLEKVGVEAKQPNSAIRKCVRVQLIKNGKKITAFVPNDGCLNFIEENDEVLVAGFGRKGHAVGDIPGVRFKVVKVANVSLLALYKGKKERPRS